CCCGGCAGCGGGCGCTTCTCGACGACGTCACCCGACTTCTCGATCAGCTTGGTGTCCTGGACCGTGAACGGGTTGCGCGGCCAGGCGATGTCGATCGCCCCGCTGACCAGGTTCCCGGTACGGACGCTGTCCTCGGCGACGTAGGTGAAGACGACCTTGTCCAGGTAGGCGCCGCCCTTGTTCTGGACGAGCTCTGACGGCCAGCTGTACGGCGTCGGCCGCTTGGTCAGGACCGTCTCGACCTTCGGGGTGTAGTGGTCGAGGACGAACTGGCCCGACCCGACGACCCCCTTGCCGGTGCAGCGGTCCTTGGGCGCGAGCTGATACTCGGCCGGGTCAGTGATCGCCAGGTTCGTCGTCGACGTGGCCTGCAGGAACGCCGAGTTCGGCTGGCTCAGGCGCAGCTGCACGGTCAGCGGGTCGACGACGGTCGCGCCGGTCAGGCCCTGGATGTAGGAGGCGCCGTAAGCCGCGCCCTTGGTCGCCGCCACGGTGGCGATCCAGCCCGCCGTGTCGTCGGCGACGAGCTGGGCGTCGACCTTCTTGCCGTTGCTGAGGGTGACGCCGTCGCGCAGGTGGAAGGTGTAGGTCAGGCCGTCCGAGCTGATCTCCCAGCTCTTGGCGAGCCAGGGCACGATCTTCCCTGTCTTCGGGTCCTGGTCGGTCAGGGAGTCCGCGAAGTTGCGGATGATCGTGCGGTGCTCGATCCAGTAGACCTGGAACGGGTCGATGCAGGACAGGACCGGGTTGTCAGGGAAGAACGAGACCTTCAGGGTCCCGCCGGTCCTGGGCTCGCTCCCGGCCGGTGTCGCCGCCTGGTTGTTCCCACCGCCGCAGGCGGCCAGGGCGAGGAGCCCAGCGGTGGCGGCGGCGGCGAGGGGAAGGCGGCGCCCGGCCCTTGGGGCCAGACGTCTCAGGATGGTCATGCGGGTGCCCTTTCGGAACCAGGTGCGCGGCACGTCGGATGAGGTGCGCGGCAGGGACGGACGCGGTGCGCTGAGGGTGGGTGGTGCGGGGGTCGAGCACGCGCGGGGCCAGGGACGCGGGGGGCTTGGGGACGCGGACCGTCGAGGGCGCGCAGGTCGCGCTCAGGCGCCGAGGACGCGGCGGCCGCTCGCGAGCAGGGCGGCGTCCTCCTGCGGCGGGTGCACCCGGATACAGAGCGCGTCGCGCAGGTGGCGCTCCAGCGGGTGGTGCCGGGACAGCCCCGGGTTACCGAGGGCCGCGACCGCGGTCTGGGTCGCGGCGATCACCGAGCGGGCGATCGCGGCCTTCAGGACGGACAGCTCGGGCACGAGTGCGGCGTCGCCGGCCTCGAGCCGCAGCAGCGCGCCGTGCAGCAGCGTCTCCGCCTGGACGACCTGCAGGTCGATCTCGCCGGCGACCGACTGGATCCGCTCGGTCGTCGCGATCGGCCGGCCGAGCGCGGACGGCACCCGCGAGCGGGCGAACTCGGCGAACGCCGCGCGGGCCGCCCTGGCGACGCCGACGTAGAGCGCCGGGTGGCCGAAGCCGCCCGGCCCGGCCATCGCCGCCGGGTCCCGGTACACCCCGTCGGCCCCGCGGGGGATCTCGACGAACGCGTCGGCGGGAAGCTCCACGTTCTCGTAGATCACGTCGTCGGTGTGGGTGGCGCGCAGGCCCAGGTGGTCCCAGGTCCCGACCCAGCGGATGCCGGGAAGGCCGCCCGGGACGATCACGTGGCCGACGCGGGGCCGCGCGGGGTCGCCGCCCGACTCGTCGGCGACCGCCCAGACGACGTGGTAGGCCAGCGCCTCGCCGCCGCTGCCGTAGGCCTTGTGCCCGCGCAGCACCCAGCCGTCGGCCGTGCGGGTCGCGGTGGTCTTCGGGATGCCGCCGCGGGCCGGGGCACCCAGCTCCGGCTCGGCGCGGATCGCGTTGACCAGCGCCGGGCCGTCCAGGGAACGGCGCAGCAGGTCGTCGTAGTACGCCACCGGCCAGTGCGGGTGGATGGCCTGGCCAGCGTGGCTCATCAGCAGGTTGGACGCGAGCAGGCCAACCGAGGCGTCGCCCTCGCCGATGGCCGTGAGGATCCGGACCAGGTCGCGCTGGCCGACCTCCGGGCCGCCGTACCGCCGGCCGACGGTGGCGGTGAGCAGGCCCGCGCGGTACGCGACGTCGAGCCCCTTCCACGGCGTCTCGCCCGTGCGGTCGTACTCCGCGGCCGTCTCGGCGATCTCGGCGGTCACCGCGGCGAGCGCCTCCGCCGACAGGTCGGGGACCGGGAGGTCATACACCGCCGGCTCGGCCGAGCTCTCGACCCGCACGCCGCTGGTGGCCGTGGTCATGCCTGGCCCGCCGTCGCGTACTGGGAGTACTCCGCGCCGTAGTTGCCGAGATGCTCGGCCTGCAGGGCGCCGCGGCGGCCGGTCGCCTTGCGGTGGGCGATCTCCTCGCGGACCAGCGGCAGCACGTACCGGCCGTAGTCCACCGCGTCGGCGAGGGTGTCGTACCCCCGGATCGAGACGAGCGACGCGCCGCGGTCGACATAGTCGACGATCGCGGCGGCGACGGTCTCGGGCGACCCGACCAGCGCGGTCGAGGCGCCGGCGGCGCCCGTGACGGCGGCGGTCTTGGTCCACAGCGCGCGGTCGTAGAGCTCGGAGCGGTCCGCGAACGCGAGCGCGCGCTTCGAGCCGACGTTCTGCGGCGCCCCCTTGCCGATCATCCGCCCGGCGTACTTCTGGAAGCTGTCGGCGACCTTGGCGACGTAGTCGTGCGCCTTCTCCCAGGCCAGCTGGTCGGTCCTCGCGATGATCGGGCGGAAGGTCACCCAGATCCGCGGCAGGGTCGTCCGCCCGGAGGCGCGGGCGATCGCGTTCACCCGCTCGATCTCGGCGCGCAGGTCGTCGAGCGGCTCACCCCAGAAGCTGAAGATGTCCGCCTTCTCGCCGCCCACCTGGAACGCCTCGTCGGACTGGCCGCCGATCGAGATCGGGATCGGCGACTCGTAGGGCGCGAAGCCCGGCCCGAAGTCGTCGAACCGGTAGAACTCGCCGTCGTGGCTGAAGGGCGCGGGCTCGGTCCACGACCGGCGCAGGACGTCGATGTACTCCGAGGTGCGGGCGTAGCGCCGTTCCTTCGGCAGGTAGTCGCCCTGGCGGGCCTGCTCCGCGTCGTTGCCGCCGGAGATGAGGTGCACGACGGCGCGCCCCTCGGTCAGCTGGTCGAGGGTGGCGAGCTTCTGCGCGCCGACGGTCGGGAACGTGGTGTTCGGCCGCAGCGCGACGATGGGGCGGATCCGCTCGGTGAGCTGGCCGACCGCGCTGGCGACGACGAACGAGTCGGCGCTGCTCGAGCCGTAGGGCAGCAGCGTGTAGTCGTAGCCACCGTCCTCCAGGGCGGCGACGTAGCGGCGGAAGTACGCCAGGTCGACGCCGCGGGTCGGGATCGGGTTCAGCTCCGTCGACGGGTTCAGGTGCGAGAGGCTGATGAACTCCACCTCGGGCGCGGCGGTGACGGGGATGGCCGAGTCGAAGTCGGGCACGGTCATGGAAGGTCCTCTCGACGTTC
Above is a window of Pseudofrankia saprophytica DNA encoding:
- a CDS encoding ABC transporter substrate-binding protein, with protein sequence MTILRRLAPRAGRRLPLAAAATAGLLALAACGGGNNQAATPAGSEPRTGGTLKVSFFPDNPVLSCIDPFQVYWIEHRTIIRNFADSLTDQDPKTGKIVPWLAKSWEISSDGLTYTFHLRDGVTLSNGKKVDAQLVADDTAGWIATVAATKGAAYGASYIQGLTGATVVDPLTVQLRLSQPNSAFLQATSTTNLAITDPAEYQLAPKDRCTGKGVVGSGQFVLDHYTPKVETVLTKRPTPYSWPSELVQNKGGAYLDKVVFTYVAEDSVRTGNLVSGAIDIAWPRNPFTVQDTKLIEKSGDVVEKRPLPGVAATLFPNTAAGHPLSDPQVRRAFVKAIDLKTFASTVFGPDHPVVQGVFDSTTPYFRSEAAKLAYDPAGAQKILDAAGWAVGKDGFRFKDGKELTVDYPLAQGSVGGELLQAQLKKVGINLALRQLTPAQQSTYVANGDYDLTSTYFTRANPGALQFILNPDVANSKALANQSASPVAIAHLQELFRQALQTTDETKTAKAYADLQDYLIDEGISFPLFERVQTAGVSSHLHGFAFTSESFLRLNDVWKDNS
- a CDS encoding acyl-CoA dehydrogenase family protein, which codes for MTTATSGVRVESSAEPAVYDLPVPDLSAEALAAVTAEIAETAAEYDRTGETPWKGLDVAYRAGLLTATVGRRYGGPEVGQRDLVRILTAIGEGDASVGLLASNLLMSHAGQAIHPHWPVAYYDDLLRRSLDGPALVNAIRAEPELGAPARGGIPKTTATRTADGWVLRGHKAYGSGGEALAYHVVWAVADESGGDPARPRVGHVIVPGGLPGIRWVGTWDHLGLRATHTDDVIYENVELPADAFVEIPRGADGVYRDPAAMAGPGGFGHPALYVGVARAARAAFAEFARSRVPSALGRPIATTERIQSVAGEIDLQVVQAETLLHGALLRLEAGDAALVPELSVLKAAIARSVIAATQTAVAALGNPGLSRHHPLERHLRDALCIRVHPPQEDAALLASGRRVLGA
- a CDS encoding LLM class flavin-dependent oxidoreductase, which produces MTVPDFDSAIPVTAAPEVEFISLSHLNPSTELNPIPTRGVDLAYFRRYVAALEDGGYDYTLLPYGSSSADSFVVASAVGQLTERIRPIVALRPNTTFPTVGAQKLATLDQLTEGRAVVHLISGGNDAEQARQGDYLPKERRYARTSEYIDVLRRSWTEPAPFSHDGEFYRFDDFGPGFAPYESPIPISIGGQSDEAFQVGGEKADIFSFWGEPLDDLRAEIERVNAIARASGRTTLPRIWVTFRPIIARTDQLAWEKAHDYVAKVADSFQKYAGRMIGKGAPQNVGSKRALAFADRSELYDRALWTKTAAVTGAAGASTALVGSPETVAAAIVDYVDRGASLVSIRGYDTLADAVDYGRYVLPLVREEIAHRKATGRRGALQAEHLGNYGAEYSQYATAGQA